One window of Vespula pensylvanica isolate Volc-1 chromosome 15, ASM1446617v1, whole genome shotgun sequence genomic DNA carries:
- the LOC122634705 gene encoding LOW QUALITY PROTEIN: cilia- and flagella-associated protein 206-like (The sequence of the model RefSeq protein was modified relative to this genomic sequence to represent the inferred CDS: deleted 1 base in 1 codon), translated as MNNMRKILIKKILHECNSNKIHVTHDIVSFLLSLTQLNPAYQLIDDDEISHKKLIEVIKEKLQDQSRPSLTTLKNQLYYAKHYRERGHYVYPIIFSYIHQVYITILTILIEEFYVDEIIKKHRISLHRKTTPLVTEICETDKIENDQEVEKLYQKIIIVITLLSGLGNPAVTNTLREVTATLQSVFQPSELLNYVKLPMREKEEQLMELMCIVAGIRLFNRDCERGGKEIDDLPSILQDAVKKTYDDILELLERLMTKVYEFTATVENIISFVLVDEDYSDDICYSTINKIILPENIKEDNYERVIEILTASRQQEIYIRKLLSDVEHSGNIIKSLIERLRQRLIRLHETMRYRTAIPTTQVYPQFIDLADIWMGLQDEVIILSNINNFLWEIHNLNIKVTQKVHFISRQNRFTKDSRALQYKIHHIRYVVISLTYLTDHFIVEFLGFCAWMFVTGKGALIPANPNNGVAKWRGRYYAFSSAAAAHHFGKEPDKYVSFTNERSLLTRLTEDELELKTCQDQTVQTDTHILPPSIENTNYIWNVWELRRRALSLANIAKCATKSTQTHMSHFRSGACVQAAPPKDKEVQTKRDNYMNTKKLLTYIFGLRGRRDNNQHVLSFLEEEFEHL; from the exons atgaataacatgcgaaagattttaataaaaaagattctacatgaatgtaatagtaataaaatacatGTGACCCACGACATAGTTTCCTTCTTG CTATCGCTGACACAATTAAATCCAGCTTATCAACTGATCGACGATGACGAGATAAGTcataagaaattaatcgaagtaataaaagaaaaattgcaagATCAAAGTAGACCAAGTTTAACGACGTTAAAGAATCAATTATATTATGCTAAACATTATCGTGAAAGAGGTCACTATGTTTAtccaattatattttcttacattCACCaagtatatattactatattaacaattttaatcgaagaatTTTATG TAGATGAGATAATCAAAAAACATAGGATAAGTCTTCATCGTAAAACGACGCCATTGGTTACTGAAATTTGTGAAACGGATAAAATTGAGAATGATCAAGAAGTAGAGAAACTCTATCAGAAAATAATCATAGTTATTACTCTTTTAAGTGGACTTGGTAATCCTGCAGTAACAAACACTTTACG AGAAGTAACTGCAACGTTGCAAAGTGTATTTCAACCATccgaattattaaattatgtaaaactTCCTATGCGCGAAAAGGAGGAACAACTTATGGAATTGATGTGTATTGTTGCCGGCATACGTTTATTTAATCGCGATTGCGAACGTGGCGGAAAAGAGATCGATGATC ttcCGAGTATTTTACAAGATGCTGTTAAAAAAACATACGATGATATCCTTGAATTATTAGAACGATTAATGACGAAAGTTTATGAATTTACTGCAACAgtagaaaatatcatttctttcgttttggtCGACGAAGATTACAGCGACGACATTTGTTACTCGactataaacaaaataattttacctgaaaatatcaaagaagatAATTACGAACgagttattgaaattttaacggCGTCACGCCAACAAGAGATATATATCag AAAATTACTTTCCGATGTGGAACACAGtggtaatattataaaaagtttaataGAACGTCTTCGACAACGTTTGATAAGACTTCATGAAACGATGCGTTATAGGACAGCCATTCCAACGACTCAAGTCTAT CCACAGTTCATCGACCTAGCAGATATATGGATGGGATTGCAGGATGAAGTGATaatattaagtaatattaataatttcctttgggagatacataatttaaatattaaggTAACACAAAAGGTTCACTTTATTTCTCGACAAAATCGTTTTACAAAGGACTCTCGAGCActtc aatacaaaatacatCACATAAGATACGTAGTAATATCGCTAACGTATTTAACGGATCACTTTATCGTTGAGTTTCTCGGCTTTTGCGCTTGGATGTTCGTCACGGGGAAAGGAGCTTTGATTCCAGCAAATCCCAACAATGGGGTTGCTAAATGGCGAGGGAGGTATTATGCTTTCAGTTCTGCAGCAGCTGCTCATCATTTTGGAAAGGAACCAGATAAGTACGTGAGCTTCACAAACGAAAGAAGTCT attgaCAAGGCTGACAGAAGacgaattagaattaaaaactTGCCAGGATCAAACAGTTCAAACCGATACGCATATTTTACCACCGTCaatagaaaatacaaattacaTTTGGAATGTTTGGGAACTTAGAAGAAGAGCTCTCTCTTTG gCGAATATAGCAAAGTGTGCGACAAAAAGCACGCAGACTCATATGTCACACTTTAGAAGCGGTGCCTGCGTGCAAGCAGCACCACCAAAGGACAAGGAAGTTCAAACTAAACGAGATAACTATATGAACACGAAGAAACTTCTCACTTATATTTTTGGATTACGAGGAAGACGCGACAACAACCAacacgttctctctttcctggAAGAGGAATTTGAACACTTATAA
- the LOC122634642 gene encoding upstream activation factor subunit spp27 gives MADISKDEIRKEITAILKDADLTTMSAKKVRQQIEEKLDVDLTERKKEVDDLVMECLQEKQDGGKKKKKAASEESEDGEEEEEEGSEEEEEEEEKKPAKRSPTKKTSSKRKKDSSADEESASDEDASDEEYSPQKPKATPKKGKPGKKGKKKGSDSDSDEDWGKNKKAPGSAAKKGGGKGKGGGYTRAITLSPELAAVVGADQMARHEVVRKVWSIIKERNLYDPKNKQFAICDDELMKIIGVKRFRTFGMMKYLKNHFLN, from the exons ATGGCCGATATCTCCAAGGACGAGATCCGTAAGGAGATCACCG ctATTCTAAAAGATGCTGATCTTACTACAATGTCTGCAAAGAAAGTAAGGCAAcagatagaagagaaattgGATGTTGATCTCACAGAAAG aaaaaaagaagtagacgATTTAGTGATGGAGTGTCtacaagaaaaacaagatggtggaaagaaaaagaagaaggctGCGAGTGAAGAATCTGAAGAtggagaggaggaagaagaagaaggttcggaggaagaggaagaggaagaggaaaagaagccTGCTAAAAGAAGTCCTACTAAGAAAACATCTAGTAAGCGTAAGAAAGATTCCTCTGCCGACGAAGAAAGTGCTAGTGATGAAGATGCTAGTGACGAAGAATATAGTCCACAGAAGCCAAAGGCAACACCTAAGAAAG GGAAACCTGGCAAAAAAGGCAAGAAGAAGGGTAGCGACAGTGACAGCGATGAGGACTGgggtaaaaacaaaaaggctCCAGGAAGTGCTGCTAAGAAAGGTGGCGGTAAGGGCAAGGGTGGAGGGTATACTCGTGCTATTACATTGTCTCCAGAATTAGCAGCTGTTGTTGGTGCAGATCAAATGGCTCGACATGAAGTCGTAAGGAAAGTATGGAGTATTATCAAAGAAAGGAATCTTTAT GACCCGAAAAACAAACAGTTTGCAATTTGTGACGATGAattgatgaaaattattgGTGTAAAGCGTTTTAGAACCTTTGGTATGATGAAATACCTCAAAAAtcactttttaaattaa